The stretch of DNA GTGGCCGCAACCGATGAGCACGACGAGGACGGCACCCTGATTAGCGATGAGTTTACCAACCCCACCAAGCGGCGGATGATGGTCGAAAAGCGCGCGCGCAAAATGGAAACTGTTCTTGCGCAGATTGCCCCGCCCCGCCTCTTCGGCCCCGAATCAGCACTGGTGACGCTGGTTGGCTGGGGCTCCACGCAGGGAGTGCTGCGGGAGGCGGTTGAAAAACTTGCGGCGAACGAAGGCATCGTTGCCAATCACCTGCAGGTCAAATGGATTGTCCCTTTCCACGGAGAAGAGATTGCACGGCTCCTTTCGCGCTGCAAGCGGGTGATTATCGTCGAGAATAATTATTCCGGCCAGTTCGCGCGGTACCTCCGCTCTGAAACCGGGTTCTCTGCCCATGGCCACATCCGCAAGTACGATGGCGAGCCCTTCCGTCCGCACCACATCGTTGATGCGGTTAAAGAGCAGTTGGCTGGGCAAATGACCCTCTCGGTTCCCAGTCACGAAATCATGGTTTAATCCCGGGAAACCCTTTTGCCACACCTCGAATGAAGCTTCATTTCTTTTCAACAGGATGACCCTTCTTTAACCCGGGGCTCAAGAGGCCCCGGCGCACAAGTATTTAACCCTGTCTAAATATGAGCGCACTTATCGAAACAACACCAGCAATCGAACCCATCAAATCTGCGGCACAGCTTGTCAAAGAGAGCTACAAAGGCAAAATCCATCCCGACTGGTGCCCTGGCTGCGGCGATTTTTCCGTCCTCTCGGCCCTACAGGCCGCGCTGTACGAGCTTGGCCTGAACCCGCACCAGGTGGTGGTGATCAGCGGCATCGGTTGTTCATCGAACCTGCCTGGGTTCATCAATACGTACGGGATGCACACGTTGCATGGCCGCTCCCTGGCCGTGGGCACCGGCGTCAAGCTGGGCAACCACGACCTGAAAGTCATTTGCGTCGGCGGCGATGGCGATGGTTATGGCATCGGCGGCAACCATTTCATGCATACCATGCGCCGCAATGTCGATATTACCTATATCGTCATGGACAACCAGATTTACGGCCTGACCACGGGGCAAACTTCCCCCACCAGCGCCAAGGGCATGAAAACCAAGAGCACCCCGCAAGGCAACGTCGAGAACCCGATTAATCCGATTCCCCTCGCCATTATCGGCGGAGCGACCTATGTGGCCCGTGGCTTCAGCGGCAAGCAAAAACATCTCGTCGAGCTGCTCAAGGGCGCCATCCAGCACCGTGGCTTTTCCCTGGTGGACGTCTTCAGCCCGTGCGTCACGTACAACAAGGACAATACTTACCAGTGGTTCAATCCACGCGTGAAGACCCTCGATGAGCAGGGACATGACCCGAGCGACCTCCACAAGGCCCTCGATAAGGGATACCTGTGGGGAGACGAAACCCCCATCGGGCTGTTCTGGAAACGGAATGACTTGCCGGCGCTCGAAGACCTCGAACCCGTCCTTCATGATGGCCAGGGGCCGATGGCTTTCCGCAAGTTGGGTGTAACCCATGAGCAAGCCCAGGCGCTCATCAAGGAATTGTTGTAACGGTTCCAAATCTTTGTAGGAGACGACGTAAGGAGTCTCTGATCGAGATGGTCTGACGGGTGCCCTTGCTCTTACAGGGAAGTTGCTGATCAGAGACTCCTTACGTCGTCTCCTACGTTCAGGAAAGCACGGCTCGTTTCTTTGTTTCTTTTACATTGGCCCCGCTATTTCGTCCCAATGCCCTCCAACTGCCGCTGAATCCGCAGCCAATGGGTGCCGTGCCAGAATAATTGGCCGCAACGGCTGCAGATGAAGTATTCGTCGAGCCACAGGTAGGTCCGGGGCGGAATGCG from Verrucomicrobiia bacterium encodes:
- a CDS encoding 2-oxoacid:ferredoxin oxidoreductase subunit beta, with translation MSALIETTPAIEPIKSAAQLVKESYKGKIHPDWCPGCGDFSVLSALQAALYELGLNPHQVVVISGIGCSSNLPGFINTYGMHTLHGRSLAVGTGVKLGNHDLKVICVGGDGDGYGIGGNHFMHTMRRNVDITYIVMDNQIYGLTTGQTSPTSAKGMKTKSTPQGNVENPINPIPLAIIGGATYVARGFSGKQKHLVELLKGAIQHRGFSLVDVFSPCVTYNKDNTYQWFNPRVKTLDEQGHDPSDLHKALDKGYLWGDETPIGLFWKRNDLPALEDLEPVLHDGQGPMAFRKLGVTHEQAQALIKELL